The DNA region GGTGGGAATTATCTGGTAACGGAAAAGCCAGACATCCCCTTCCTCGGTCTTGAGTAGCCTTGGTTTGCGGAGCGTCCGCATGCGGAAAGAGGATGGCCTCTCGACCGAGGCGATCACCGGATGAAGAGCATTCCGAACAGTAACGACCAACTCCACACGGGCACCCGGTTTGACCCCTCGGCAGGAAAGCGTGGCCACCGCGGAGAGTCGCGGCGTCAACGGATGGCTCGAGGCTTTGAGAGACCGTGGAATAAAGAGCAAAACAGCTACCAGAAGAAGAGTGCCGAGACAGGATGTCGGGATATGTTTCATCAGCCAGTGAGGGTGTAGCTCTTCCTGAAGAAATCCAAGCCCGGTAGCGTTACAAATTCGGAAAAAACCGTCTCTTCCCGAACCCTACCACTCTCCGAAAAGATCAACCTGGACCGCCTGACCCGGAAGTGGAGCCTTGGGTGGCTTGGGTTTCTTGGCCGGCGGCACTTTCTTCTTGGGCGGCTCAAAGGTCTGCTTCCATTGTTTCTGGACATCCTTGATCACGACATTGGCGCGTTTGAAGTGATTCTTGCGCCGATTCGTGGCGATGGATGGAGTTAAGCGGAGTGCTTTTCTAGCACGCTGAACACGGGCTTCTGTGAGTTTTCCACGCAGACGCCAATGACCGCCTTTGGTTGTATAAACCCCGACGATTTTCCCCTCTTCGGCGTAGCGGCGAAGCTGCCGATCCGAGATTCCTAAAAGGGAAGCCAGTTGCTTGAAAGTGGACATAAGAAACTTTTGAATTCGTAGCCCATCGCAGCAGGAAGAGCAAGCCCAAGAAGCACCATTAACCGGACATCATCTGTCCAGTTCAGTGTATTCCTTTATTCGATCCCTGTTTGATTTTTTCGAGCAAATCGGGGTGACAAGTGAGTTGCTGACAGAGCCGTTCGATAGCTTCTAGCGATTTCAGGCTCAAGTGATGCTCCATCCCCTCCACATCGCGCTCCACTTCTTCGCTAGAGACACCCAACTGGCTCAAAAAATCAGTCAGGATACGATGCCGACGCGCGATCTCCTTGGCGATGCGCTCCCCCTCGGGCGTCAGCACCAATCCTCTGTATTTTTCATAGAGGACAAATCCTTCGGCATCGAGCCGCTTAACCATGTTAGTAACGCTAGCTTGGGAGATTCCCAGACTTGCCGCGATATCCACCATCCTGGCGTAGCCCTTAGCCTCTATCAGCTCCTGGATACGCTCGAGATAGTCCTCAGCTGCCGATGATGACCGGTTTGAGGTTTTAACCATGGAGGATTTTAGAGGATTCGCCGTTAGGGTTTTTCCCTTTGCATAGTACTCATAGCATCGTATAAATATATTAGCCAAGGCTAATTTAATGACTCCACCCGTTTCCCAGACCCTGCCGGACGTTCATCGCTCAGTGCACGTCCCCTCTCAGAGTGGGTTTTGGAGAAAACTTCTCGCCTTTGTAGGGCCCGGATACCTGGTGGCGGTTGGTTACATGGATCCCGGAAACTGGGCCACCGATCTGGCCGGAGGATCGAAATACAATTACTCCCTGCTCTCGGTCATCCTCCTCTCGAGTATACTGGCCATGTTCCTGCAATATCTCGCCCTGAAGCTCGGCATCGCTACCGGCGCCGATCTGGCCCAACTTTGCCGCAGACACTACGGAAAAAAAGCCTCTGTGTGTCTTTGGATCTTTGCGGAAATCGCCATCGCCGCCTGCGATCTGGCCGAGGTGCTCGGCTCAGCCATCGCGCTGAACCTCCTCTTCCACCTCCCCCTGCTGGTTGGCGTGGTCATCACAACCCTGGATGTCCTGCTCCTACTGCTGCTTCAGCAGAAAGGATTCCGCTACATTGAGGCGATCGTGATCACCCTGATCGCCACCATCGCGGGATGCTTCGCCCTAGAACTCTTTTTCTCCAAACCAGAGATCCTACCGATCCTCCACGGCTTCTTCCCGACAGCAACGATCGTCACGGATCCTGGGAAGCTTTTCATCGCCATGGGCATCATCGGCGCCACGGTCATGCCCCATAACCTCTACCTGCATTCCTCGATCGTACAGACCAGACGCTACCCGCTGGACTCCATGGGCAAGAAGGAGGCGATCCGCTTCGCAACCATCGATTCCAATATTGCGCTGACCCTAGCCCTCGCAGTCAACGCTGCCATCCTTATCCTGGCAGCCGCTACGTTCTACAGGGCCGGACGCACGGATGTGGCTGAAATCCAGGATGCCTTCAAGTTGCTGACTCCGATGCTAGGCGTTGCAGGAGCAGGCACCCTCTTTGCCGTGGCTCTTCTGGCCTCGGGTCAGAACAGCACGCTGACAGGCACCCTTGCCGGGCAGATCATCATGGAGGGATTTGTCCATATCCGGATCGCCCCCTGGATGCGGCGCCTGATTACCCGGATGTTGGCGATTATTCCTGCTTTCATCGTCATTGCGATCGCGGGAGAGGGAGCCACCACCCGCCTTCTGCTTCTCAGCCAGGTGGTACTCAGCATGCAGCTCAGCTTTGCTGTCATTCCGCTGGTGCAGTTCACTGGGAATATCTCGATCATGGGAGAATTTGTGAATGCAGTTTGGGTACGTCTCATCGGTTGGGTCATGGCCATCGTGATTGCCGGACTCAATCTCTGGCTTCTGATAGTCCAGTTTCGGACAGGATTCTAAGGAACCGCTGATTAGATGACCTCTCCGATCAACCATCCAGCTTGGAACGGTTACGAACTCCTGGCATCCGGCGACGGACAGCGACTGGAGCGATGGAACAACACAGTGATTCTCCGCCCTGAATCCGCCGCATTGTGGTCTTGGAAAGACCGCTCGTCACTTCCTGCTTGGGCGGGTTGCTACTCCGGCGACCGTGCCACCGG from Verrucomicrobiota bacterium includes:
- a CDS encoding BatD family protein: MKHIPTSCLGTLLLVAVLLFIPRSLKASSHPLTPRLSAVATLSCRGVKPGARVELVVTVRNALHPVIASVERPSSFRMRTLRKPRLLKTEEGDVWLFRYQIIPTETGDFEIPPITVTDASASTYTRTAPLILRVSLKGEAPVLTSGELARAVNLTSSLSEEVMKNAPQKAPKPDPAPSVADLRPLPTRIISSCWKELQAFWNYPGGN
- a CDS encoding MerR family transcriptional regulator, translated to MSTFKQLASLLGISDRQLRRYAEEGKIVGVYTTKGGHWRLRGKLTEARVQRARKALRLTPSIATNRRKNHFKRANVVIKDVQKQWKQTFEPPKKKVPPAKKPKPPKAPLPGQAVQVDLFGEW
- a CDS encoding Nramp family divalent metal transporter — its product is MTPPVSQTLPDVHRSVHVPSQSGFWRKLLAFVGPGYLVAVGYMDPGNWATDLAGGSKYNYSLLSVILLSSILAMFLQYLALKLGIATGADLAQLCRRHYGKKASVCLWIFAEIAIAACDLAEVLGSAIALNLLFHLPLLVGVVITTLDVLLLLLLQQKGFRYIEAIVITLIATIAGCFALELFFSKPEILPILHGFFPTATIVTDPGKLFIAMGIIGATVMPHNLYLHSSIVQTRRYPLDSMGKKEAIRFATIDSNIALTLALAVNAAILILAAATFYRAGRTDVAEIQDAFKLLTPMLGVAGAGTLFAVALLASGQNSTLTGTLAGQIIMEGFVHIRIAPWMRRLITRMLAIIPAFIVIAIAGEGATTRLLLLSQVVLSMQLSFAVIPLVQFTGNISIMGEFVNAVWVRLIGWVMAIVIAGLNLWLLIVQFRTGF
- the mntR gene encoding transcriptional regulator MntR; translation: MVKTSNRSSSAAEDYLERIQELIEAKGYARMVDIAASLGISQASVTNMVKRLDAEGFVLYEKYRGLVLTPEGERIAKEIARRHRILTDFLSQLGVSSEEVERDVEGMEHHLSLKSLEAIERLCQQLTCHPDLLEKIKQGSNKGIH